CCAGATCGTGAGTCTGGAAGAGGGTCGCCACATCCCAGGACTTCATGGTCACCGACACGCTGTCGATGTCGCTTTCCAGCACGTCGGCCACGGCGAGCTCGGCGGGCTGCGAGACCAGCCGTGCCAGGGGCAGCACCCCCACGAAGATGCCGTTGCGGTCGACCACCATCAGGGCATCGGTGTTGTCCGGGATCGACTGGTTCTTCCAGCGCAGGAAGCGCTGCACGGTCTCGAGGGTCACGTCGGCGCGCACGCTGACGGTGTCGGTGCGCATCAGGCGACCGGCCGAGTCCTCTTCGAAGGAAAGCGCCTCCTTAAGACGCTCGCGCTGTAGCTCGTCCATGGAGCGCAGCATGTCCTCGGCGACCTGCTGGGGCAGGTCCTCGAACAGCTCGGCCAGGTCGCTGGTGTCCATGTTCGAGGTGGCGGCGACGATCTCGTGATCGTCCATGTCCTCGATCAGGGTGCTGCGGACCTCGTCGTGGACCTGCAGCAGCACATCACCGTCGACGTCCTGTGGGACACGCTCCCAGAGCCGGGTACGGGCCGTCTGGGGAAGGGATTCAAGCAGCAGGGCGATCTCTGCCGGCTCGAGGTCGCCAAGCACCTCGTCGATCAGGGCATAGTCGTGCTCGACCAGGGCCTCATGAATGCGCGATAGCCGGCCTTCCAGGGTGTCGGTGGTCTCGGTCATGGGATCTCCCTGTGATGAAGCGGGCGTGGCCGCGTTGACGGAGGAACGCTGACAGCGGCGCGGCCTTGGTCTGGGTTGGATACGCCCAGTAGACCACAAATGGAGAAGCCCATGGCAGGCAGCAGCGACAGCTATCACGAGCCGGTGGAGGAATTGAGCGCCGCCACCCGGGACTATCATCGGGCCATCGTCTCGCTGATGGAGGAACCGGAGGCCGTCGACTGGTAAAACAGCGCGTCGATGCCTGCCAGGACCCGGAGCTACGCAAGATTCTGATTCATAACCGGGATGAGGAAAAGGAGCATGCGGCCATGGCTCTTGAATGGCTCTCGAATGGCTCCGTCGCCATGACAAGACAATGGATGCCCACCTGCCGGAATTCCTGTTCACCGAGGGCGAGATCGCCCACTGAGGTGCAGGCGCCATCGCCTTGCCGCTCGGATGACGGCCCCGCCCCGCGCGGGGTTCGTCGTTCATGGGCCAGGTGCGCTATAATCCCGCCGATTTCGTCCCGCCGTTGTTTATCCGTTCGCGTTCACTAGTCCAGGGAGTGCCATGTACGCCGCCGCTCGTTCGATCCTCTTTCGCCTCGATCCCGAGACCGCTCACGGTGTGACCCTGACGGCGCTGGACCTGGCACACCGGCTGGGGATGTCCGGCAAGCTGGGTGGTGGCGCGCGGGTCGAGGACCCCGTCGAGCTGATGGGGCTCACCTTCCCCAACCGGGTGGGGCTCGCCGCCGGGCTGGACAAGAATGCCGACCACCTGGATGCCCTGGGTGCCCTGGGGTTCGGCTTCGTCGAGGTCGGCACGGTGACGCCGAAGCCTCAGCCGGGCAACCCCAGGCCGCGGCTGTTCCGCCTGCCCGAGGGCGGTGCGATCATCAACCGCATGGGCTTCAACAATTCAGGCGTCAACCATCTGGTCGAACGGGTCAAGAAGAGCCGCTATGACGGGGTGATCGGCATCAACATCGGCAAGAATCTGACCACCCCGGTGGAGCAGGCGGTCGACGACTACCTTTACTGCCTCAAGCGGGTGCATGCTCATGCCGACTACATCACGGTTAACATCTCCTCGCCCAATACCCCTGGGCTTCGCAACCTCCAGTTCGGCGAGCACCTCGACGGGCTGCTCGGCGCGCTGCGCGAGGAGAGCCTGCGGCTCGATCATGACAGCGGCCGGCGAGTGCCCCTGACGGTGAAGATCGCGCCGGACATGAGCGACGAGGAAGTCGGCCTGGTTGCTCAGGCACTGGTCGCCAACGGCATCGATGGGGTCATCGCGACCAATACCACGGTGGCGCGGGACGCCGTGGCAGGCATGGCGCATGCCGACGAGGCGGGCGGGCTCTCCGGTCGTCCGGTCTTCGAGTCATCCAACCGGGTGATTCGCGAACTGCGCCGCCGGTTGCCGGACATGCCGATCATCGGCGTCGGCGGCATCGACAGTGGCGAGGCGGCAGTGGCTAAGCGTCGGGCCGGGGCGGATCTGGTGCAGCTCTATTCGGGATTCATCTATCGTGGTCCGCCTCTGGTGGGCGAGTGCGCCCGGGCGCTCAAGCTGGCCGCCGACTGATGCGCCTCCCCGTTCAGGCAGTGGCAAGGGGTTGAGGAAACGGTAGCGACGTGGCGGGATGAGACGGGCGAGAGAAGCCGAAGATGCGACGACCAGACACAAAAAGGCCCGTGATTACGGGCCTTGGTGTTTCAAGGGTGGGGAGTTAAATGACCATGGGATTCTTGTGAATGCCGGACACGCCTGTCATGCCCGACCATTGATCCCCTCGACCTTCACGCCAACCGCTCATCCAGTATTCGCGAAGATTGACATCCTGACTGGGACATTCATCACGGGAACGGCCGCTGATGCCTGCCTTGTAACCGTGAACATAAGCGCGCTGGAAGCGATCACGTTTCTGTCGTTTCATCGGATGGCCTCTTGATGAACCAGTTTTATTATGCAAACCAGTGTAAATGGGGCAAGGGCTGAAACGAGCACAGATTGCACATGGCAAAACCGCAACCTCGAGGCTCAGCGCCTGGTGCCGATGCCGTCCATGGATCAGAGAACACATGTGTACCGCGTAGCTACCCCTCTACAACTAGCGCACCCGCCGGGCTCGTGTCGACAGGCGATTTGGAATAAGCGCATTACCAAGACAGCATTTCAGGAATATGACGGCGCGTCGCGCCAGGTGGCTCTTTCATGAAAGATCAGCAAGCTATTGAAACATTTACATTATTCGCCACCTGCCCGAAAGGCATGGAACTCCTGCTGGCCGAGGAGCTGGCTGGCCTCGGGATGGTGGTTTCCAAGACCACGGTGGCCGGGGTGCACGTCACCGGCCCCCTCGAGGCTGCCTATCGCGCCTGTCTGTGGTCTCGGCTGGCCAACCGCATCATCCTCTGCCTGGCGCGGGAAGAAGGCATCGAGAGCCCGGCCCAGCTAAAGGCCTGTGCCGAGGCCATCGACTGGCGCGCTCACCTGGCGCCGGGCAAGACGCTGGCGGTGGACTTCCACGGCCAGTCCGAGGCCATCCGCCATACGCGCTTCGGCGCCCAGACGGTCAAGGATGGCGTCGTCGACGCCCTGC
The genomic region above belongs to Halomonas sp. YLGW01 and contains:
- the mgtE gene encoding magnesium transporter, with the protein product MTETTDTLEGRLSRIHEALVEHDYALIDEVLGDLEPAEIALLLESLPQTARTRLWERVPQDVDGDVLLQVHDEVRSTLIEDMDDHEIVAATSNMDTSDLAELFEDLPQQVAEDMLRSMDELQRERLKEALSFEEDSAGRLMRTDTVSVRADVTLETVQRFLRWKNQSIPDNTDALMVVDRNGIFVGVLPLARLVSQPAELAVADVLESDIDSVSVTMKSWDVATLFQTHDLVSAPVVDEGGLLLGRIVIDDIVDVIREGSDQALMNMAGLDEEEDLFAPVIPSAKRRAVWLGINLMTAFLAAWVIGRFEAALDQIVALAVLMPIVASMGGIAGSQTLTLAIRGLALGQISRTNSNWLMRKEIGISLINGVLWALVVAAIATLWFKDVRIGGIIAVALVINMLAAGIAGIAIPLGLKRLGIDPALSGSVVLTTVTDVIGFMAFLGLATVFLL
- a CDS encoding quinone-dependent dihydroorotate dehydrogenase; the encoded protein is MYAAARSILFRLDPETAHGVTLTALDLAHRLGMSGKLGGGARVEDPVELMGLTFPNRVGLAAGLDKNADHLDALGALGFGFVEVGTVTPKPQPGNPRPRLFRLPEGGAIINRMGFNNSGVNHLVERVKKSRYDGVIGINIGKNLTTPVEQAVDDYLYCLKRVHAHADYITVNISSPNTPGLRNLQFGEHLDGLLGALREESLRLDHDSGRRVPLTVKIAPDMSDEEVGLVAQALVANGIDGVIATNTTVARDAVAGMAHADEAGGLSGRPVFESSNRVIRELRRRLPDMPIIGVGGIDSGEAAVAKRRAGADLVQLYSGFIYRGPPLVGECARALKLAAD
- the rmf gene encoding ribosome modulation factor, with the protein product MKRQKRDRFQRAYVHGYKAGISGRSRDECPSQDVNLREYWMSGWREGRGDQWSGMTGVSGIHKNPMVI